A genome region from Arthrobacter sp. SLBN-100 includes the following:
- a CDS encoding DNA gyrase/topoisomerase IV subunit A has product MARRQSSVPAVDDSTAYTENIVDIDVTSEMEGSFLEYAYSVIYSRALPDARDGLKPVQRRILYMMSDMGLRPDRGHVKSARVVGEVMGKLHPHGDTAIYDAMVRMAQDFSLRLPLIDGHGNFGSLDDGPAAPRYTEARMAASALTLTDHLDEDVVDFVPNYDNQLTQPEVLPAAFPNLLVNGATGIAVGMATNMAPHNLVEVISAARHLIANPEATLDDLMRFVPGPDLPSGGRIVGLDGIRDAYATGRGSFKTRAKVEIEQLSARRTGLVVTELPYMVGPEKVIEKIKDAVNAKKLTGISDIVDLTDRKHGLRLVIELKNGFNPNAVLQQLYRYSPMEDSFGINNVTLVDGQPQTLGLVELLTVYVNHRIDVVRRRTVFRLGKKKDRLHLVEGLLIAIVDIDEVIQIIRSSDEAAAARERLMSIYDLTEIQANYILELRLRQLTKYSRIELEKEQDELRREIAELEAILASDERLRTLVSDELGAIAEEHGTPRRTLLLESEAVSPTVAAELAAPGKKGKAVPLAMEIADDPCWAILTASGQIARTSNQEPMAEAGPRSKHDVFASVVKTSARGEIAAVTSLGRMLRLQVMDMPVLPPVSGLPNLAGGVPAKDFITLQKGESLVAFVRLDEVLAIGTAQGVVKRVQPDYPLNREDWEVISLKDKDFVVGVAPAVEDDAELVFLTSQAQLLKFGAAGVRPQGRTAGGMAGVKLAAGDRVLFFGAIRPKDEAAVVVTIAGTTGALPGTAPGTAKVTAFSEYPVKGRATAGVRAHRFLKGEDTLLLAWAGHGPAKAASAAGVARSLPQEHGRRDGSGVPLSQPVDVVGPAMAWPDPA; this is encoded by the coding sequence ATGGCCCGCCGCCAAAGTTCCGTCCCCGCTGTGGATGACAGCACCGCCTACACGGAGAACATCGTGGACATCGATGTCACCTCCGAAATGGAGGGCTCTTTCCTGGAGTACGCGTATTCGGTGATCTACTCGCGCGCGCTTCCGGACGCCCGGGACGGCCTGAAGCCCGTGCAGCGCCGCATCCTCTACATGATGAGCGACATGGGCCTGCGCCCGGACCGCGGCCACGTCAAGAGCGCCCGCGTAGTGGGCGAGGTCATGGGCAAGCTGCACCCGCATGGCGACACGGCCATCTACGACGCCATGGTGCGCATGGCCCAGGACTTTTCGCTGCGGCTGCCGCTGATTGACGGGCACGGCAACTTCGGCTCGCTCGACGACGGCCCGGCGGCACCGCGGTACACCGAGGCCCGGATGGCTGCGTCCGCCCTCACCCTCACCGACCACCTCGATGAGGACGTGGTGGACTTTGTCCCCAACTACGACAACCAGCTGACCCAGCCGGAAGTCCTGCCGGCCGCGTTCCCCAACCTGCTGGTCAACGGCGCCACGGGCATCGCCGTCGGCATGGCCACCAACATGGCCCCGCACAACCTCGTGGAAGTCATCTCCGCCGCCCGGCACCTGATTGCGAACCCGGAGGCCACCCTGGATGACCTCATGCGGTTCGTCCCCGGCCCGGACCTGCCCAGCGGCGGCCGGATCGTGGGGCTGGACGGCATCCGCGACGCCTACGCCACCGGACGCGGGTCCTTCAAGACGCGGGCCAAGGTGGAGATCGAGCAGTTGTCGGCGCGCCGGACCGGCCTGGTGGTCACCGAGCTGCCCTACATGGTGGGGCCGGAAAAGGTCATTGAAAAGATCAAGGACGCCGTCAACGCCAAGAAGCTGACCGGCATCAGCGACATCGTGGACCTGACGGACCGCAAGCACGGCCTGCGGCTGGTCATCGAACTGAAGAACGGCTTCAACCCCAACGCCGTGCTCCAGCAGCTTTACCGCTACTCGCCGATGGAGGACTCTTTCGGCATCAACAACGTGACCTTGGTGGACGGCCAGCCGCAGACCCTGGGCCTGGTGGAGCTGCTGACCGTCTACGTGAACCACCGGATCGACGTGGTGCGCCGACGCACCGTGTTCCGGCTGGGGAAGAAGAAGGACCGCCTGCACCTGGTGGAGGGCCTCCTCATCGCCATCGTGGACATTGACGAGGTCATCCAGATCATCCGGTCCTCGGATGAAGCCGCCGCAGCCCGCGAACGGCTGATGTCCATCTACGACCTCACCGAAATCCAGGCGAACTATATCCTGGAACTGCGGCTCCGCCAGTTGACCAAGTACTCCCGCATCGAGCTGGAGAAGGAACAGGACGAGCTGCGGCGCGAGATCGCGGAGCTGGAAGCGATCCTGGCCTCGGACGAACGGCTGCGGACGCTGGTCTCGGACGAACTCGGCGCCATTGCCGAAGAGCATGGAACCCCGCGCCGTACCCTGCTGCTCGAATCCGAAGCCGTCTCCCCCACGGTGGCCGCGGAACTGGCCGCCCCGGGCAAGAAGGGCAAGGCCGTGCCGCTGGCCATGGAAATTGCCGACGACCCCTGCTGGGCCATCCTCACCGCCTCCGGGCAGATCGCGCGCACCAGCAACCAGGAGCCCATGGCCGAAGCCGGGCCCAGGAGCAAGCATGACGTCTTCGCTTCGGTGGTGAAGACCTCGGCACGCGGCGAGATCGCTGCCGTCACGTCATTGGGGCGCATGCTCCGCCTGCAGGTGATGGACATGCCGGTCCTTCCGCCGGTCTCGGGCCTGCCCAACCTTGCCGGCGGTGTCCCGGCCAAGGACTTCATCACCCTGCAGAAGGGGGAATCGCTGGTGGCCTTCGTCCGGCTCGATGAAGTCCTGGCCATCGGCACCGCCCAGGGTGTGGTGAAGCGGGTCCAGCCGGACTACCCGCTGAACCGTGAGGACTGGGAAGTGATTTCCCTCAAGGACAAGGACTTCGTGGTGGGCGTGGCGCCTGCCGTCGAGGACGACGCCGAACTGGTATTCCTGACCAGCCAGGCCCAGCTGCTGAAGTTCGGCGCGGCAGGCGTGCGTCCGCAGGGCCGGACTGCCGGCGGAATGGCCGGGGTCAAGCTCGCCGCGGGCGACCGGGTGCTGTTCTTCGGCGCCATCCGGCCCAAGGACGAAGCGGCCGTGGTGGTGACCATCGCCGGAACCACCGGCGCCCTGCCGGGAACTGCCCCCGGCACGGCCAAGGTGACCGCCTTCTCCGAATACCCGGTCAAGGGACGGGCAACTGCCGGCGTGCGGGCACACCGCTTCCTGAAGGGCGAGGACACGTTGCTGCTGGCCTGGGCAGGCCACGGTCCGGCCAAGGCCGCTTCGGCCGCCGGCGTGGCGCGCTCCCTTCCCCAGGAGCACGGCCGGCGCGATGGTTCGGGCGTCCCGCTGTCCCAGCCTGTGGACGTGGTGGGGCCTGCCATGGCCTGGCCTGATCCCGCTTAG
- a CDS encoding DUF5998 family protein, producing the protein MSSQPPASAPETPGNETQAVRHHSSHSHTAQGQSLEGALEKAGFYPRLVADVVDDALDGRDCVAHLVHLETHFDRAEVRRHITVLVLTSDMLVITHVDDQQLDDAGEQIVAQISTESVPVAQIRSVVLSYMYSQPQNYKPSDPVREVTLSIAWSGGQRLDMGPASCGDPQCEADHGYSGTIAQEDIVLRISAEADGLQAVQDAKLFARALRAVNTGSPAPQPHVQSMPPRPRAGVFGNRLSRGHQQR; encoded by the coding sequence ATGAGCTCACAGCCTCCCGCTTCGGCGCCCGAAACGCCCGGCAATGAAACCCAGGCAGTCCGCCACCACAGCTCACACAGCCACACTGCACAAGGCCAGAGCCTGGAAGGTGCGCTCGAGAAGGCCGGCTTCTACCCCCGCCTCGTGGCCGATGTGGTGGACGACGCCCTGGACGGCCGCGACTGTGTTGCGCACCTGGTGCACCTGGAAACCCACTTTGACCGCGCCGAGGTGCGCCGGCACATCACGGTGCTGGTGCTGACCTCGGACATGCTGGTCATCACCCACGTGGATGACCAGCAGCTCGATGATGCCGGCGAACAGATCGTGGCCCAGATCTCCACCGAATCCGTCCCCGTCGCCCAGATCCGGTCCGTGGTGCTCAGCTACATGTACTCCCAGCCGCAGAACTACAAGCCCTCTGACCCGGTCCGCGAAGTGACGCTGTCGATCGCCTGGTCCGGCGGACAGCGGCTGGACATGGGACCGGCGAGCTGCGGCGACCCCCAGTGCGAAGCGGACCACGGCTACAGCGGGACCATTGCCCAGGAAGACATCGTGCTGCGCATCAGCGCCGAAGCCGACGGCCTGCAGGCAGTCCAGGACGCCAAGCTCTTTGCCCGGGCTCTCCGTGCAGTGAACACTGGTTCCCCCGCCCCGCAGCCGCACGTCCAGTCCATGCCGCCGCGGCCCCGGGCCGGAGTATTCGGCAACCGCCTCAGCCGCGGGCACCAGCAGCGCTGA
- a CDS encoding bifunctional acetate--CoA ligase family protein/GNAT family N-acetyltransferase produces MVDQPGDGEYPEHWEADVVLRDGGTAHLRPIHPSDADAVQAFHIGQSQDSIYMRFFAFKARLSSKELKRFTEVDYKDRVAFVITIRGEIVGIGRYDRLDDPTEAEVAFNIADSHQGRGIGSILLEHLAAAAHENGIRRFSAEVLPENRKMLMVFSDAGYDVRRHFDDGVVSLEFNIDPTEKSRAVMESREHRAEARSVRDLLTPSSIAVIGASRKWGTVGYQLLEHIIEGGFRGQVYAINPEALELAGMLSFGKLSEVPDPVQLAVVAVPYEEVPAVVADCAAAGVRGLVIASAGFADDGERGLQRQRDLVRQARASGMRVIGPASLGIVNTNPDVSLNASMAPSLPPRGGLGLFSQSAAIGVSLYAASSRRRLGLSTFLSAGNRADVSGNDMMQYWEDDPDTAAVGLYLESIGNPRKFSRLARRLARTRPVIVAKSDTMGLRLPPGHAVRTTQAPSGALDAMLRQSGVIRVETTEQLMDVAQVVSGQPLPAGPGLAIFSNSQALGKVVADSASSQGLTVEELVTGVDLDAGQSVALPALRASLLKALEQDAVHAAVAALLPARGLTVDSVAEVLAECSATAGKPVVAAFTGILDASIYVEGMVGSPGRAVPCFSNPGAAVAALAAVARYSEWVSRDQGHFVEPEGCRPELARAELEALLRDVKGDQLKRLDPAAMASLLDHYGIAVLPSVGFDTPDEAVEAAEALGWPVVLKTTDPALRHRLDLGGVRLDIQDAESLRQNVLQMRRVLSNYGDPALEVQSMAPVGQACTFRAIEDPLLGPVVSFGLAGDAVNLLDDWSHRVPPLSAADVKDFIRGPRASRKLFGYQGLPAVDVAALEDLAGRLAWLKDNHPEIALVEFNPVLCGTSGATILAAEVRIGNAAQRTDSARRAMLG; encoded by the coding sequence ATGGTGGATCAGCCCGGGGACGGCGAATATCCGGAACATTGGGAAGCCGATGTCGTACTGCGTGACGGCGGAACAGCCCACTTGAGGCCAATCCACCCTTCCGACGCTGACGCTGTCCAGGCCTTCCATATCGGGCAGTCCCAGGATTCAATCTACATGCGCTTCTTCGCGTTCAAAGCCAGGTTGTCCAGTAAAGAGCTTAAGCGCTTCACGGAGGTTGACTACAAAGACCGGGTGGCTTTTGTCATCACCATCCGCGGCGAGATCGTTGGCATCGGCCGGTATGACCGGCTCGACGACCCCACGGAAGCGGAGGTGGCATTCAACATCGCCGACTCCCACCAGGGGCGGGGGATAGGTTCCATCCTGCTGGAACACCTTGCCGCCGCGGCCCACGAAAACGGGATCCGGCGGTTCAGCGCCGAGGTGCTGCCGGAGAACCGGAAGATGCTGATGGTGTTCTCGGATGCGGGCTACGACGTCCGGCGGCATTTTGACGACGGCGTCGTCAGCCTCGAGTTCAACATCGACCCCACGGAGAAATCGCGGGCGGTGATGGAATCCCGCGAGCACCGCGCTGAGGCGAGGAGCGTGCGGGACTTGCTGACGCCGTCGTCCATTGCCGTTATCGGTGCCAGCCGCAAGTGGGGCACCGTGGGGTATCAGCTCCTGGAACACATTATTGAAGGCGGGTTCCGGGGCCAGGTCTATGCGATCAACCCCGAGGCGCTGGAACTTGCCGGCATGCTGTCCTTCGGAAAATTGTCCGAGGTCCCGGATCCGGTCCAGCTCGCCGTCGTGGCCGTCCCCTACGAGGAAGTCCCGGCGGTGGTGGCGGACTGCGCTGCCGCCGGTGTCAGGGGGCTGGTGATTGCCTCCGCAGGCTTCGCGGACGACGGCGAACGCGGCCTGCAGCGCCAGCGGGACCTCGTGCGGCAGGCGAGGGCCAGCGGCATGCGCGTTATTGGGCCGGCCTCCCTGGGCATTGTCAACACCAATCCGGATGTGTCCCTGAACGCTTCCATGGCGCCCAGCCTGCCGCCGCGCGGGGGACTGGGCCTGTTCAGCCAGTCAGCGGCCATCGGCGTTTCCCTTTATGCCGCGTCCAGCCGCCGCCGGCTGGGGCTGTCGACTTTCCTCTCCGCGGGGAACCGGGCGGACGTCTCGGGCAACGACATGATGCAGTACTGGGAAGACGATCCCGACACAGCCGCCGTCGGCCTTTACCTTGAATCGATTGGCAACCCGCGCAAGTTTTCCCGGCTGGCGCGCAGGCTCGCGCGTACGCGGCCGGTAATCGTGGCCAAGTCCGACACCATGGGGCTGCGGCTGCCGCCAGGGCATGCCGTCCGCACAACCCAGGCACCTTCCGGGGCGCTGGACGCCATGCTGCGCCAGTCCGGCGTGATCCGGGTGGAAACCACGGAGCAGCTGATGGACGTGGCGCAGGTGGTGTCCGGCCAGCCGCTTCCCGCGGGGCCGGGACTGGCCATTTTCAGCAACTCCCAGGCTCTGGGCAAGGTGGTGGCGGACAGCGCGTCGTCCCAGGGGCTCACTGTCGAAGAGCTGGTGACGGGCGTGGACCTTGACGCCGGGCAGTCGGTTGCCCTGCCTGCGTTACGGGCCAGCCTGCTCAAGGCGCTGGAGCAGGACGCCGTCCACGCCGCGGTTGCTGCGCTGCTTCCCGCGCGGGGGCTGACGGTGGACAGCGTTGCTGAAGTGCTGGCCGAATGCTCGGCAACGGCAGGCAAGCCCGTGGTGGCCGCGTTCACCGGCATCCTGGACGCCTCCATCTATGTGGAGGGAATGGTGGGTTCCCCCGGGCGCGCCGTCCCTTGCTTCTCCAATCCCGGCGCTGCGGTAGCCGCGCTCGCGGCCGTTGCCCGTTACTCCGAGTGGGTGTCCCGCGACCAGGGGCATTTTGTGGAACCCGAAGGTTGCAGGCCGGAACTGGCGCGGGCCGAACTCGAAGCGCTGCTCCGGGACGTCAAGGGCGATCAGCTCAAACGGCTGGACCCCGCGGCGATGGCCTCCCTGCTGGACCATTACGGGATCGCGGTGCTGCCGTCCGTGGGCTTTGACACTCCCGATGAGGCTGTTGAGGCGGCCGAAGCCCTGGGCTGGCCCGTGGTGCTGAAGACCACCGATCCTGCCCTGCGGCACCGCCTGGACCTTGGCGGCGTGCGCCTGGACATCCAGGATGCGGAGTCGCTGCGACAGAACGTGCTGCAGATGCGTCGGGTCCTCTCCAACTACGGCGACCCCGCGCTTGAAGTGCAGAGCATGGCGCCGGTTGGCCAGGCCTGCACCTTCCGGGCCATCGAGGACCCGCTGCTCGGCCCGGTGGTCTCGTTCGGGCTCGCGGGGGACGCCGTGAACCTGCTGGACGACTGGTCGCACCGGGTGCCGCCCTTGTCCGCCGCCGACGTGAAGGACTTCATCCGGGGCCCGCGGGCTTCCCGCAAGCTGTTCGGCTATCAGGGCCTGCCGGCGGTGGACGTGGCTGCCCTCGAGGACCTGGCCGGTCGGCTTGCCTGGCTTAAAGACAACCACCCCGAGATCGCACTCGTGGAATTCAACCCGGTCCTGTGCGGCACGTCTGGCGCAACCATCCTTGCCGCGGAGGTGCGGATCGGCAACGCCGCCCAGCGGACGGACAGTGCACGCCGGGCCATGCTGGGCTGA